Sequence from the Bacteroidales bacterium genome:
TTAGCTTCTGAAAAAGACTTAATAGTGGAAATAAACACGCGTGGTATTTATAAAAATATGTATGACGATTATTATCCAGGAGAATATATATTTAATTTTTTAAAAGAAAATAATATTCGCGTTATGCTTAGTGCAGATGCGCATTTATCCGACCAAATTACTAAAGAATTTAAGCCATTAAGTCTTAAATTAAAAAGTGCGGGAATAAAAGAAACATGGCTGCCAGAACAAATTTCAAAAAACCCCATTCCGATTTTATGACTCTGATATTAATCACTATAAAAAAGATTGCAATATTTATTTTTTTCATTTATTTGCAATAAAAATAAAACTCTTAAAAATCTAAAATGATTGAAGATAATGTACTAATTGGATTTTTACTAACACTAATTGCCGGTCTTTCAACAGGAATAGGGAGTTTTATAGCATTTTTCACCAAACGTTCGAATAAAACCTTTATAGCTGTTGCCCTTGGTTTTTCAGCAGGCGTAATGATTTACATTTCATTTATGGAGCTTCTGCCCGATGGCATAGATTCACTGTCTGTAATACATGGAGAAAAAATAGGAACTCTTTACGCCTTAATAGCTTTTTTTTCAGGAGTATTGTTTATTGCAATTATAGACAAATTAGTGCCTGAAAAAGAAAATCCGCATGAAATAAAAGCAGTTGAGGAAATGGCGAATATGCCAAAAAAATCAAAAACTGATAATAATTTATATAGAATTGGTATTTTCACTGCTATAGCATTAGCAATTCATAATTTTCCTGAAGGAATAGTAACAATGCTATCTGCAATGAAAGATTTAAAAATAGCCATTCCTATTACTATTGCCGTAGCAATACACAACATTCCTGAAGGTATTTCGGTTTCAGTACC
This genomic interval carries:
- the zupT gene encoding zinc transporter ZupT gives rise to the protein MIEDNVLIGFLLTLIAGLSTGIGSFIAFFTKRSNKTFIAVALGFSAGVMIYISFMELLPDGIDSLSVIHGEKIGTLYALIAFFSGVLFIAIIDKLVPEKENPHEIKAVEEMANMPKKSKTDNNLYRIGIFTAIALAIHNFPEGIVTMLSAMKDLKIAIPITIAVAIHNIPEGISVSVPIYYATGSKKKAFWLSFLSGLAEPLGAIIGYFIIAPFITESTFGIIFAVIAGIMVYIAFDELLPAAEKYGKHHQVIYGLILGMAVIATSFLII